A window of Hordeum vulgare subsp. vulgare chromosome 5H, MorexV3_pseudomolecules_assembly, whole genome shotgun sequence genomic DNA:
GCAACTCATTTGGCCAGTGTCGGTCAAGAATCTTTTTTTTTGTAGTTAACATTGAATCTAGGCCTCTAGCCCCCGTGACAACTTCTACTTGTGCCATGCTGAAATGCTTGCTGGAttcttgcaaaaaaaaaatgCTGGAAGAACATGTAATCAGAATGGTCAATGGTTAGAACGTTTCAGGAAAGAATGCATGTGGCTCTATTGGAGATAAAATACCAAACCTTATGTGTTCCATTCTAACTTGCAATCAGTGCACTGCTTACTGAAAGAGTACGTTTTCGTTCACTTGCAGGTTTAGTGAACTGCCTACAGAAGTTATATAATCTGCTTCTTTTTTTGCACCAGCAATTTCTAGGTTTCTACGATTTCAAGAGCAAGACGCATCAAGACGCGTGCTGCCCCGAGGGCATGTGCAGAGCGGCGGTGTTTGCGCTGCACGTGAAGGAGGAGCTGGCCTCATGGCCCGAGCAGAGCACCCGCCGGAGGACTTGGCTGACGGTCCCTGAAGCCACGTCACAATGTCGGTATCAGTGGATGCAAGAGGCCTTGCTGACGGGCTTCTCCGAGTGGCATGACAACTGGAGCAAAAGCGACGGCGGGGGCGGCGGCAACCCGGTCTAAACGCTCCCTCTCTCGCTTTCCGCCTGTTCTTCCTCCCTAGGCCCCAACCTTGCACGCAAATTGCAATAATACAGTGTGGTGCTTTTACTTGATGATGCCTAGTAGGTGGTCATTGACCCTTGGTTCCTGGGATTGAAGTCTTTAGCATAGTGGTATATCTCATCGAAGACGAGAATTATCACAAATTTTAAGTGCCTGATTCTCGCGGCGTCATATTATTTCTCGAAATTCAGCTTGATTTTGATTCCTTGCTCCTGATTCTGGGGATGCATACCGCAATGTATTTACCAGACCTGAAAATTGAAAAGTGTACTTGACTCGAGCTGCCGGTGCTGGCGTGAATTGCAAACTGTATTAGTActacctccgtttttaaatataaggtctttttaaaaatttcactaCAAACTACATATTTTAAAACGGAAAAATACTTATACGGAGtacttaggaacggagggagtacatattaaCACATGGGCTCATGAGTAGTCTTATCTTTTCGAATAGAGTAAAATTAATTCGAAATGAAAGGAAAAGGGTTGAGCTAATAAGGATAGGAGATCAGCCCGTTATGCCAATCACACAgcaaattaaaaattaaaaaatatggGGTGAGAGAGGCTCGATCAGCCCGTTATGCCAATCACACggcaaattaaaaattaaaaaatatggGGTGAGAGAGGCTCGAACTCTCGACCTCAGGATCACTCGCTTTAGCTATGAGACCTACGCGCTAGCCAACTGCGCCACCACCCCTTTGATGCTGTAACTGATATTACGACCTTGTTATTACTATCTAGTGTAATGTGGTATGTAGGCTGTCTCAACCTACAACTAACATTTAGTTTTTTTTTAATCAATTTGATTTCTGTTGGATCAAGAAATCACACGGGATACAGCGATATAAtagcctaactaaacctaaacataGAGGAGATCATGATGGAGCTGCAAGACTCAAATTCTTACTAAAGCAGTAGTAGCGAACTCAGTCATCGTTTCACCAACTTAGCACTCAAGCTAGGATCCAGATAATTGGTGTACATATTTACCTATTAATTAATCACAAGTAGGCAACCATCTTACATAAATCTGCCCATGTCACCGATGATGGATGTCATTGAGAAATTCAGCTCCTGAAGTACATGCCAGGGCCTGTAGCTCACTAAACATCGCAAAATCACCGCAATAGTAGGCCATCTCTTATGACGGAGATTGACGATCGTGCATGCATATCAGTAGGGGCACCGCTCAGATTTAGGAAGGCAACCGTGCCAAAAGGAAGATGCTATTGAAGAAGACGATGTTATCACCACGATGGACATCATCATTAGATTCAGCCCCTAAAGTACATGCAATGACATATAGTTGACGAAAACCTCGATGAATCACTGCAATAGTAGACAACCATTGCTTAAGACCGAGATCGACAACCACACCCAGCATATTGGCAAGGGCACCAGTCACATCTGGGCAAGCACCGAAGCTAAAAGAAAGGGGCTATTGGAGAAGACGATGGTGTCCTCGACAATGCCCATAGAGTCGCGTAGACATGAAATGAAAATAACCGACCCATTGCCCATGAAGACTATCATGGATCAAAAAAAAAATACAAAGCTGTGACAAGCACCACTGTCGGAGCGACGCTGCCACAACTTCAAAACCTAACAAAAAGATTTCACCACAAAAAGGAATGAGAGACGAGTATCCCCCTCCCCTGCCTCATGCGACGGCTCGAGCGAGACTGCGAGAGGGTATGGACCACTGAGTACAGTAAAAAAAAACGTACGCACAGCAGGTGCAGAATTaaattcagaaaaggaagatttttcttctttttattagatcaagaagaagaaaaatggggAGTGACCGATGATGGCTTGGCCAAAATAGGGTTTGCTTCAGGTCTTTCTTTAGGATAGAGGCTTTTTATCAGTATCTTTTTTTTTAGAAAGAGAGAGGGCATGGTCCTTGTATATATATTTGAGGCCTTTTTTTTCCTCGGTCCACAGATTCAGCCCAGAAGGCCGatattctttctttcttcttcccctctctcacCCACCTTCTCCCATCCGCGAGAAAAGAAAGCACCCGTCCCTCCAACGGCGCCGAAAG
This region includes:
- the LOC123452886 gene encoding nudix hydrolase 16, mitochondrial, with amino-acid sequence MCDLVARTGRHQQRYEDGRRLVAGCIPFRYRVDETSGDEQKKAVEVLMINSQSGPGLLFPKGGWENDETVEQAAAREAIEEAGVRGDIVQFLGFYDFKSKTHQDACCPEGMCRAAVFALHVKEELASWPEQSTRRRTWLTVPEATSQCRYQWMQEALLTGFSEWHDNWSKSDGGGGGNPV